A window of Cloacibacillus sp. genomic DNA:
CGGACCCGGTAACGAAAATCGGAGGCGAAAAGTGCACCTATCAGGTGCCCACATATGAGGCCCTTCGCGGTGTAGCTCGTTCTGTCTATTGGAAGCCGACTTTTATATGGCGAATAGACAAAGTGCGGGTCATCAACCAGATACGGACTCAGACAAAAGGGGTCAAGCCGCTGAACTATAGCGGGGGCAATAGTCTGGCCTTCTACACTTATCTGGCGGACGTCGAATATCATGTGCAGGCGCACTTTGAGTGGAATCCGTTGGCCTCTGAGCTTGCCGCGGACCGCAATGACAACAAGCATTATCTCATGCTGAAGCGGTATCTTGAACGCGGCGGAACGCGCGATATATTCCTTGGGGCACGCGAATGTCAGGGATATGTGGAACCTATTGAATGGAGCGACAAACCGGAAGGATTTTATAAGGATGTGGACGAAGTTTCTTTCGGGTTGATGTTCCACAGCTTTCTTTATCCGGAGGAATCTGGAAAAAACGAGCTTTACAGCCGTTTCTGGTATCCGAAGATGCGCTGTGGTGAAATTGATTTTGCCGGACATGACGGAGAGTTGATCTCAAAATTTGTGCACCCGATGAAGGGGACTCAGTTCATAGATAAGCGTAATCATGATGCTCGAACGTTTGATGCTGCAAATGTGGAGGCATTATCATGAGCTGGATGCAGCGACTTGAAGAAACTTACGAAAACGCCTATAAAAGACGCGAGAACTTCAACTCATTGCCCGTCCCACCCGCGCATGTTGAGCAGCAGGCACACATTGAGGTGGTATTGGATGGTGAGGGGAATTTTCTCACGGCCTCCGTTGTAAATAAAGAGGCGACGCTCATTCCGGCGACAGAGGCCTCCGCCGGCAGGACGAGTGGTGGTGAGCCGCACCCCTTGTGCGACAAAATACAGTATACAGCGGGAGACTACAAGGCGCACGGAGGGATTTCCAACGCTTATTTCGATGACTTTAAGAGCGGAAACGAAACGAAAGCCGGATATTTGTCGCTGTTGTCTGCGTGGAATGATTTTTATGACCATCCAATGCTTAAGGCAATATATAAATATGTCACCAAAAGATGCCTAATAGCGGACCTTGTGGCCTCGAAGGTATTGTTTCTCGACGAAAAGGGTAATCTTCTCACTGAATGGAATGGCAAGGAGACACCCTCTATATTTAAAGTTCTGACAAAAAAGAAGGATAAATCAGGC
This region includes:
- the cas5c gene encoding type I-C CRISPR-associated protein Cas5c, with amino-acid sequence MENRISFKVRGKFALFTDPVTKIGGEKCTYQVPTYEALRGVARSVYWKPTFIWRIDKVRVINQIRTQTKGVKPLNYSGGNSLAFYTYLADVEYHVQAHFEWNPLASELAADRNDNKHYLMLKRYLERGGTRDIFLGARECQGYVEPIEWSDKPEGFYKDVDEVSFGLMFHSFLYPEESGKNELYSRFWYPKMRCGEIDFAGHDGELISKFVHPMKGTQFIDKRNHDARTFDAANVEALS